One region of Primulina tabacum isolate GXHZ01 chromosome 17, ASM2559414v2, whole genome shotgun sequence genomic DNA includes:
- the LOC142530996 gene encoding uncharacterized protein LOC142530996, giving the protein MILHMFSSMQPLKLHILELTKNIDELKLKMAKDKDTNDLLLAKDLKLGFVKELEIVEIYVNENKEKSFDKDLNSEDQSHFEYYAEESQDQVNTSATTSVQPHFFDSKIKLTTQRLI; this is encoded by the exons ATGATCTTGCATATGTTTTCATCGATGCAGCCCTTGAAACTTCATATTTTGGAGCTCACCAAGAACATTGACGAATTGAAGCTTAAAATG GCTAAAGATAAAGATACCAACGATCTGTTGTTGGCCAAAGATTTAAAACTTGGCTTT GTCAAGGAGCTGGAGATTGTTGAGATTTATGTGAAcgaaaacaaagaaaaatcatttgataaAGATCTTAACAGTGAAGATCAGtctcattttgaatattatgCCGAGGAG TCACAGGATCAGGTCAATACTTCAGCCACCACTTCAGTTCAGCCTCACTTTTTTGACTCTAAAATAAAATTGACCACTCAAAGACTAATTTAG
- the LOC142530994 gene encoding uncharacterized protein LOC142530994 isoform X2 — protein MVVNQRLLRFSKMEYALITGLDCSVDFPEVGETMQFRDRHFCGNENVYIEEVAIKLMEMIKTPKCTINLEKLELACLYFDAAVLWPVRQKTVPQVDNMLLSLVEDLDLFNKHPWGTIAYNEVLKSIKRYLTSIKLKKKKKNEKIVEYGAFTLNGFVHPLQILAYECIPGIAKKFAKRRDRYNMILPCMCGWISNDWHVKSSPKYNEVVQASHECLNRMVIGVLTPTELELQASYIANDSSPENVDQPLEEQKSFEDMQSQIADAHDKQSPPLRQEEDRPHTSTHIDPSAFVGEVPSVPNYFVQLRDYIDEKFTKLQSYVDERFTKIEEKLEEVSVQV, from the exons ATGGTTGTGAATCAACGACTGttgagattttcgaaaatggagtATGCACTTATAACTGGGCTTGATTGTTCAGTAGATTTTCCTGAAGTTGGAGAGACGATGCAATTTCGGGATAGACATTTTTGTGGAAATGAAAATGTATATATTGAGGAGGTGGCGATAAAGCTAATGGAAATGATAAAAACACCTAAATGCACTATAAATTTGGAAAAATTGGAGTTAGCATGTTTGTACTTCGATGCTGCTGTTCTTTGGCCAGTTCGACAAAAGACGGTTCCTCAAGTTGACAACATGCTTTTGAGTTTAGTGGAGGATTTGGATTTGTTTAACAAACATCCTTGGGGTACGATAGCTTATAACGAAGTTCTAAAAAGTATAAAGCGATATTTAACTTCAATcaaattgaagaaaaagaaaaagaacgaaAAGATTGTCGAATACGGAGCGTTTACTTTGAACGGATTTGTTCATCCATTGCAA ATTCTTGCATATGAATGTATTCCTGGCATTGCAAAGAAGTTTGCTAAGCGAAGAGATAGATATAACATGATACTTCCGTGTATGTGTGGATGGAtttcaaatgattggcatgtgaAATCATCTCCAAAGTACAATGAAGTTGTTCAAGCATCACATGAGTGTTTAAATAGG ATGGTTATTGGCGTGTTGACACCTACAGAGTTGGAACTACAAGCCTCATACATCGCAAATG ATAGCAGTCCCGAAAACGTTGATCAACCCTTAGAAGAGCAAAAATCTTTTGAAGATATGCAAAGCCAGATAGCAGATGCACATGACAAACAATCACCTCCACTTCGTCAAGAAGAAGATCGACCACACACCTCCACACATATTGATCCGAGTGCTTTTGTTGGAGAGGTTCCCAGTGTTCCAAATTATTTTGTCCAACTTCGAGATTATATAGATGAGAAGTTTACAAAATTGCAATCATACGTGGATGAAAGATTTACTAAGATTGAGGAGAAGCTTGAAGAGGTATCTGTCCAGGTTtaa
- the LOC142530994 gene encoding uncharacterized protein LOC142530994 isoform X1, whose protein sequence is MVVNQRLLRFSKMEYALITGLDCSVDFPEVGETMQFRDRHFCGNENVYIEEVAIKLMEMIKTPKCTINLEKLELACLYFDAAVLWPVRQKTVPQVDNMLLSLVEDLDLFNKHPWGTIAYNEVLKSIKRYLTSIKLKKKKKNEKIVEYGAFTLNGFVHPLQILAYECIPGIAKKFAKRRDRYNMILPCMCGWISNDWHVKSSPKYNEVVQASHECLNRMVIGVLTPTELELQASYIANGQFSDSDPNLSHVLPLLSERQNVYCYADSSPENVDQPLEEQKSFEDMQSQIADAHDKQSPPLRQEEDRPHTSTHIDPSAFVGEVPSVPNYFVQLRDYIDEKFTKLQSYVDERFTKIEEKLEEVSVQV, encoded by the exons ATGGTTGTGAATCAACGACTGttgagattttcgaaaatggagtATGCACTTATAACTGGGCTTGATTGTTCAGTAGATTTTCCTGAAGTTGGAGAGACGATGCAATTTCGGGATAGACATTTTTGTGGAAATGAAAATGTATATATTGAGGAGGTGGCGATAAAGCTAATGGAAATGATAAAAACACCTAAATGCACTATAAATTTGGAAAAATTGGAGTTAGCATGTTTGTACTTCGATGCTGCTGTTCTTTGGCCAGTTCGACAAAAGACGGTTCCTCAAGTTGACAACATGCTTTTGAGTTTAGTGGAGGATTTGGATTTGTTTAACAAACATCCTTGGGGTACGATAGCTTATAACGAAGTTCTAAAAAGTATAAAGCGATATTTAACTTCAATcaaattgaagaaaaagaaaaagaacgaaAAGATTGTCGAATACGGAGCGTTTACTTTGAACGGATTTGTTCATCCATTGCAA ATTCTTGCATATGAATGTATTCCTGGCATTGCAAAGAAGTTTGCTAAGCGAAGAGATAGATATAACATGATACTTCCGTGTATGTGTGGATGGAtttcaaatgattggcatgtgaAATCATCTCCAAAGTACAATGAAGTTGTTCAAGCATCACATGAGTGTTTAAATAGG ATGGTTATTGGCGTGTTGACACCTACAGAGTTGGAACTACAAGCCTCATACATCGCAAATGGTCAATTTTCTGATTCAGATCCTAATTTATCGCATGTTCTGCCATTGTTGTCGGAGAGACAAAATGTATACTGCTATGCAGATAGCAGTCCCGAAAACGTTGATCAACCCTTAGAAGAGCAAAAATCTTTTGAAGATATGCAAAGCCAGATAGCAGATGCACATGACAAACAATCACCTCCACTTCGTCAAGAAGAAGATCGACCACACACCTCCACACATATTGATCCGAGTGCTTTTGTTGGAGAGGTTCCCAGTGTTCCAAATTATTTTGTCCAACTTCGAGATTATATAGATGAGAAGTTTACAAAATTGCAATCATACGTGGATGAAAGATTTACTAAGATTGAGGAGAAGCTTGAAGAGGTATCTGTCCAGGTTtaa